In Longimicrobium sp., the following proteins share a genomic window:
- a CDS encoding DinB family protein, with translation MTTPHRASPRSQARWDAAADEHEVALAAYLQSASALPHASWTRPWGEGKWTPAQVTEHLTRAYEALLDELREGRPMREKLSGWRKKMVRTVILPHILFHRTIPLRVPSPREMRPGEPRADRDGALEALRELGECFTAELAAARERGSDGLTHPYFGKLEPIKALRFVAIHLDHHRRQIERTPK, from the coding sequence ATGACCACGCCGCACCGCGCATCGCCGCGAAGCCAGGCCCGCTGGGACGCCGCCGCCGACGAGCACGAAGTCGCCCTCGCCGCGTACCTCCAATCGGCCTCCGCCCTGCCGCACGCATCGTGGACGCGGCCCTGGGGGGAAGGGAAGTGGACCCCCGCCCAGGTCACCGAGCACCTGACGCGGGCCTACGAGGCCCTCCTCGACGAATTGCGCGAGGGGCGCCCGATGCGCGAGAAGCTGTCGGGATGGCGAAAGAAGATGGTGCGCACCGTCATCCTCCCCCACATCCTCTTCCACCGCACGATCCCCCTGCGCGTCCCTTCGCCGCGCGAAATGCGCCCGGGCGAGCCGCGCGCGGACCGCGACGGGGCACTGGAGGCGCTCCGCGAGCTGGGCGAATGCTTCACCGCCGAACTCGCCGCCGCCCGCGAGCGGGGCTCCGACGGGCTCACCCATCCCTACTTCGGCAAGCTGGAGCCCATCAAGGCGCTCCGCTTCGTCGCCATCCACCTGGACCACCACCGCAGGCAGATCGAGCGCACCCCGAAGTAA
- a CDS encoding heme o synthase, which translates to MHDTLPAVTAAPAEAHTDAGMTTATQRAGIEAARRGGAGVRQLLRDYVTLTKPRIISLLLVTTVTPMFIALRGWPSLSVVLWTMLGGYLMAGGANAINMFIDRDIDAHMPRTKLRPIPSGRMSPGHVLGFGITLGAAAFATFALRVNLLSAWLALAGLLYYVFIYTRWLKRTSPQNIVIGGAAGAFPPLVGWAAATGEVSLTAAYLFLIVFFWTPPHFWALALVKQKDYGRVGVPMAPNVWGERETMRQMLFYTLIMIPVTLAPVTYGGLGLVYGVSAAVLGLWFLRDVVRVMRAGNFTQPAWTLYRNSLLYLALLFAAMAVDGVVPGARVGHDPIILRDPDIAAAAR; encoded by the coding sequence ATGCACGATACTCTTCCAGCCGTGACGGCCGCCCCCGCGGAGGCACACACGGACGCCGGGATGACCACCGCCACGCAGCGCGCCGGAATCGAGGCGGCGCGGCGCGGCGGCGCGGGCGTGCGCCAGCTTCTGCGCGACTACGTGACGCTCACCAAGCCGCGCATCATCTCGCTGCTCCTGGTGACCACCGTCACGCCCATGTTCATCGCGCTGCGCGGCTGGCCGTCGCTGTCCGTGGTGCTGTGGACGATGCTGGGCGGCTACCTGATGGCGGGGGGCGCCAACGCGATCAACATGTTCATCGATCGCGACATCGACGCGCACATGCCGCGCACCAAGCTGCGCCCCATTCCCAGCGGGCGGATGTCGCCGGGGCACGTGCTGGGCTTCGGCATCACGCTGGGCGCCGCGGCGTTCGCGACGTTCGCGCTGCGCGTGAACCTGCTGAGCGCGTGGCTGGCGCTGGCGGGGCTCCTCTACTACGTCTTCATCTACACCCGCTGGCTCAAGCGCACCTCGCCCCAGAACATTGTCATTGGCGGGGCCGCGGGCGCCTTTCCGCCGCTCGTCGGCTGGGCCGCCGCCACGGGCGAGGTGTCGCTGACGGCCGCGTACCTCTTCCTGATCGTCTTCTTCTGGACGCCGCCGCACTTCTGGGCGCTGGCGCTGGTGAAGCAAAAGGACTACGGCCGCGTGGGCGTCCCCATGGCGCCCAACGTGTGGGGCGAGCGCGAGACGATGCGCCAGATGCTCTTCTACACGCTGATCATGATCCCGGTCACGCTGGCGCCCGTCACCTACGGAGGGCTGGGGCTGGTGTACGGCGTGTCCGCGGCGGTGCTGGGGCTCTGGTTCCTGCGCGACGTGGTGCGGGTGATGCGGGCCGGCAACTTCACCCAGCCGGCGTGGACGCTGTACCGCAACTCGCTGCTGTACCTGGCGCTCCTCTTCGCGGCGATGGCGGTGGACGGCGTGGTCCCGGGCGCGCGCGTGGGCCACGACCCCATCATCCTGCGCGATCCCGACATCGCCGCCGCCGCGCGATGA
- a CDS encoding COX15/CtaA family protein: protein MRPLFRSTSGFARYAWGVLAFNVAVVLWGAVVRATNSGAGCGRHWPACNGEVMPELASHELLIELAHRATSGLALLLVVAMAVWAWRAFPAGHRVRRGAALSMALILVEALLGAGLVLFELVADDKSAFRAFSMAAHLVNTFLLLGALTLTGWWASGGGDVRVRGRGALGAVLLSALGATILVGATGAVTALGDTLFPKTTVGFEFSSTAHFLERLRIVHPLLAIATGVYITIVAWVVRRARPTPATLRLATILTTLFAMQVAAGVINIVLRVPLWMQLTHLFLADCVWIALVLAAASALEDRASEITSEVAFPAPPRPAAV from the coding sequence ATGAGACCGCTGTTCCGCTCCACCTCCGGCTTCGCCCGCTACGCGTGGGGCGTGCTGGCCTTCAACGTCGCCGTGGTGCTGTGGGGCGCGGTCGTTCGCGCCACCAACTCCGGCGCCGGCTGCGGCCGCCACTGGCCCGCCTGCAACGGCGAGGTGATGCCGGAGCTCGCCTCGCACGAGCTCCTCATCGAGCTCGCGCACCGCGCCACCAGCGGCCTCGCGCTGCTGCTGGTGGTGGCAATGGCGGTGTGGGCGTGGCGCGCGTTCCCCGCCGGGCACCGCGTGCGGCGTGGCGCGGCGCTCTCGATGGCGCTGATCCTGGTGGAGGCGCTCCTCGGGGCCGGCCTGGTGCTGTTCGAACTGGTGGCGGACGACAAGTCCGCGTTCCGGGCATTCTCGATGGCCGCGCATCTGGTGAACACCTTTCTCCTGCTGGGCGCTCTCACGCTGACCGGCTGGTGGGCCTCCGGCGGCGGCGACGTGAGGGTGCGCGGCCGGGGTGCGCTGGGCGCCGTCCTGCTCTCGGCCCTCGGCGCCACGATCCTGGTGGGCGCCACCGGCGCGGTGACGGCGCTCGGCGACACGCTCTTCCCCAAGACCACGGTGGGCTTCGAGTTCTCCTCGACGGCCCACTTCCTGGAGCGGCTGCGAATCGTGCACCCGCTGCTGGCCATCGCCACCGGCGTGTACATCACCATCGTCGCCTGGGTGGTGCGCCGCGCCCGCCCCACCCCCGCCACGCTCCGCCTCGCCACCATCCTGACCACCCTCTTCGCGATGCAGGTGGCGGCTGGCGTCATCAACATCGTCCTGCGGGTGCCGCTCTGGATGCAGCTCACCCACCTCTTCCTGGCCGACTGCGTCTGGATCGCCCTCGTCCTCGCCGCCGCCTCCGCCTTGGAGGACCGCGCGTCCGAGATTACGAGCGAAGTCGCCTTCCCCGCCCCGCCTCGCCCCGCCGCCGTCTAG